In Proteus vulgaris, one DNA window encodes the following:
- a CDS encoding 4Fe-4S dicluster domain-containing protein, with protein MNRFVIAEPQRCIGCNTCMAACSEVHQAVGLQAHPRLTVVKVEDQTAPMLCRHCEDAPCARVCPVNAITHEDNMIFLNESLCIGCKLCGLVCPFGAITPSGSKPVNLPAVFEHFVPEEMLADVPASLPTTNPFLAWNVGIRAIAVKCDLCAFSDEGPACVKVCPTDALHLVEEDKLEEQMKTRRLDSVMEPITSLDDLSTLTQERK; from the coding sequence ATGAATCGCTTTGTAATTGCAGAGCCACAACGATGCATAGGGTGTAATACCTGTATGGCAGCTTGTTCGGAAGTTCATCAAGCTGTGGGATTACAGGCGCACCCGCGTCTTACAGTGGTAAAAGTGGAGGATCAGACAGCCCCGATGCTTTGTCGGCACTGTGAGGATGCTCCTTGTGCTCGCGTGTGCCCAGTCAATGCCATTACTCATGAAGATAATATGATCTTTCTTAATGAGAGCCTGTGTATTGGCTGTAAGTTATGTGGTCTGGTTTGTCCCTTTGGGGCAATTACACCATCAGGTAGCAAACCCGTTAACTTACCGGCTGTCTTTGAACATTTTGTTCCTGAAGAGATGTTGGCCGATGTGCCAGCAAGTCTTCCAACCACCAACCCATTTCTTGCGTGGAATGTGGGTATTCGTGCAATTGCAGTGAAATGTGATTTATGTGCTTTCTCTGATGAAGGCCCTGCTTGTGTCAAGGTGTGTCCGACAGATGCATTGCATTTAGTTGAAGAAGACAAACTTGAAGAGCAGATGAAAACGCGTCGCTTAGATTCTGTGATGGAACCTATTACGAGTCTTGACGATTTATCTACTTTGACACAGGAGCGGAAGTAA
- a CDS encoding pirin family protein, with the protein MEHQHSDAVNAPLRITSKTRDVGGIETYRALPDKKQRLIGPWCFLDHLGPTVFNDTVDKLAISPHPHIGLQTFTWMLEGEILHRDSLGFQQVIRPQQVNLMTAGHGISHSEDSHGDKKEVHLAQLWIVLPNDKRNMPPRFDHYPDLPKWQADGADFTLLIGDYQNHSSPVLCLLPMVGMDIMSKHATRIPLSLNPKYEYGLFVLTGEMTIEGERFAANELAYIGIQNAESLTIELSDNAQILFLGGEPLNEKILMWWNFIGRSKEEIQQAITDWNAGSERFGKVVNDERTPLVSPLMP; encoded by the coding sequence ATGGAACATCAACACTCTGACGCAGTAAATGCCCCATTACGTATTACCTCTAAAACCCGTGATGTTGGGGGGATTGAAACTTATCGTGCTTTACCTGATAAAAAACAACGCTTAATTGGACCTTGGTGTTTTCTCGACCATTTAGGCCCCACCGTTTTTAATGATACTGTCGATAAATTAGCTATTTCGCCACATCCCCATATTGGCTTGCAAACTTTTACTTGGATGTTAGAAGGCGAAATTTTACATCGTGATAGCTTAGGTTTTCAGCAAGTTATTCGACCTCAACAAGTGAATTTAATGACCGCCGGTCACGGTATTAGCCATTCAGAAGATAGTCACGGTGATAAAAAAGAAGTTCATCTGGCACAATTATGGATAGTACTACCAAACGATAAAAGAAATATGCCACCGCGCTTTGATCACTATCCTGATCTGCCTAAATGGCAAGCTGATGGCGCTGACTTTACGTTACTCATCGGTGATTATCAAAACCACAGCTCTCCCGTATTATGTTTATTACCCATGGTTGGCATGGATATTATGTCAAAACATGCTACTCGCATTCCTTTATCATTAAATCCTAAATATGAATATGGGCTTTTTGTTTTAACGGGAGAAATGACAATAGAAGGGGAACGCTTTGCTGCGAATGAACTTGCTTATATTGGAATACAAAACGCTGAGTCATTAACGATTGAACTAAGTGACAATGCTCAAATTCTTTTCTTAGGTGGCGAACCTTTAAATGAAAAAATTTTGATGTGGTGGAATTTTATTGGTCGTAGCAAAGAAGAAATTCAACAAGCAATCACCGATTGGAATGCAGGCAGTGAGCGTTTTGGTAAAGTGGTTAATGATGAAAGAACACCTCTGGTATCTCCTTTAATGCCTTAA
- a CDS encoding hydrogenase 4 subunit D: MITMENIALATLLIPFAGALITSLMPNRMAKWLCTLFALLATLGTVVLGWQFLAEGKVDTTITLVQYGDVALFGFTIDRVSTLIAFAVVFLGLLVSFYSTGYLTNGNREHPHEGTRRYYAFLLIFIGAMAGLVLSSTILGQLLFFEITGGCSWGLIGYYQSEKSLRSAMKALLITHVASIGLYLAAATLFVSTGTFELTAIATLDEPTKLIVFGGILFAAWGKSAQLPLQAWLPDAMEAPTPVSAYLHAASMVKVGVYIFARAIMSAGGDVPHIIGWVGITMAVITLIYGFMMYLPQKDMKRLLAWSTITQLSYIFLALSISIFGPREAFEGGIAYIFNHAFAKSLFFLVAGALSYSCGTRMLPRLKGLINKYPLLGVGFCVAALAIAGVPPLNGFFSKFPIFAAGFELSSIFWVMTPIMVLVLIESVASFTWFIYWFGRVVPGKPSKEVEEGQPVPMAMQIVIGILIIMSFASSVIAVTWLG; encoded by the coding sequence ATGATTACAATGGAAAATATAGCTCTTGCGACCTTACTCATCCCATTTGCGGGGGCGTTGATTACGTCCTTAATGCCAAATCGGATGGCGAAGTGGTTATGTACACTTTTCGCTTTATTAGCCACATTAGGAACAGTTGTTTTAGGTTGGCAGTTCCTCGCTGAAGGTAAAGTCGATACCACAATTACGCTAGTACAATATGGTGATGTTGCGCTCTTTGGTTTTACCATTGACCGTGTCAGTACCTTGATTGCTTTCGCTGTTGTGTTCTTAGGGTTGTTAGTGAGTTTTTACTCTACTGGCTATCTGACTAACGGCAACCGTGAGCATCCACATGAGGGGACTCGTCGCTATTATGCCTTCTTGCTGATTTTTATTGGAGCAATGGCTGGTTTAGTCCTTTCATCAACTATTTTAGGTCAACTCCTGTTTTTCGAAATCACAGGGGGATGTTCTTGGGGATTAATCGGTTACTACCAATCTGAAAAATCACTCCGCTCCGCAATGAAAGCGTTGTTGATCACTCACGTTGCTTCAATCGGTCTTTATCTCGCGGCAGCAACCTTATTTGTGAGTACGGGGACATTTGAATTAACCGCAATTGCAACCTTAGATGAGCCAACCAAACTGATTGTGTTTGGCGGTATCCTCTTTGCAGCTTGGGGTAAATCAGCTCAATTACCACTACAAGCTTGGTTACCTGATGCGATGGAAGCACCAACTCCTGTAAGTGCTTACTTACACGCAGCATCAATGGTGAAAGTCGGTGTTTATATCTTTGCTCGTGCCATTATGTCAGCAGGTGGTGATGTCCCTCATATTATTGGGTGGGTGGGTATTACCATGGCGGTTATCACGTTGATTTATGGCTTTATGATGTATTTGCCACAAAAAGATATGAAACGCCTGTTAGCATGGTCAACTATTACTCAGCTCTCTTATATCTTCCTCGCATTATCTATCTCTATCTTTGGACCGCGTGAAGCGTTTGAAGGCGGTATTGCTTATATCTTTAACCATGCCTTCGCTAAAAGTTTGTTCTTCTTAGTTGCTGGCGCATTGAGCTATAGCTGCGGTACTCGCATGTTGCCTCGCTTAAAAGGGCTAATTAATAAATATCCATTATTGGGTGTGGGTTTCTGTGTCGCCGCGTTGGCAATTGCAGGTGTTCCACCACTTAATGGCTTCTTTAGTAAATTCCCAATTTTTGCCGCGGGTTTTGAATTGTCGAGTATTTTCTGGGTGATGACACCAATTATGGTGCTGGTGCTGATTGAATCTGTTGCTAGCTTCACTTGGTTTATCTATTGGTTTGGCCGTGTTGTACCGGGCAAGCCAAGTAAAGAAGTTGAGGAAGGACAACCTGTTCCTATGGCGATGCAAATTGTCATTGGAATACTGATTATTATGTCCTTTGCATCCAGTGTTATCGCAGTCACTTGGCTAGGATAA
- a CDS encoding hydrogenase 4 subunit F, producing MNQTTMLTILMFAPLVFSILAFLSPLLKAGARSVVTGIHAIGITVLLVAALGTVADVMSHGEILAAANWVHVDSLGALFLAILGIIGFLTGLYSIGYMGHEVDEGEISVRTLCNYYGFFHLFLFTMLLAITSNNLILMWAAIEATTLSSAFLVGIYGQRSSLEAAWKYIIICSVGVAFGLFGTILVYANAASFMPDPDQAIFWTEVLKYTDQLDPTLMHLAFVFILIGFGTKTGLFPMHAWLPDAHSEAPSPVSALLSAVLLNCALLIIIRYYIIIDAAIGTEFTRNLLLIFGFLSVAIAAFFILIQRDMKRLLAYSSVENMGLIAVALGIGGPIGILAALFHTLNHSLAKALLFCGSGNVLLKYGTRDLNVVKGMFKVMPLSAALFAGGALALGGMPPFNVFISEFMIVVAGLASQHIGLTILLLLLLTIVLGGLVRMVAKTVFGPKPDVVVKGELGILTTLPMVILIALMLLMGTHIPKPVSELLENAANIVMNIDKNESPNYAWPTTLISNQSTSVQEM from the coding sequence ATGAACCAAACAACCATGTTAACAATTTTAATGTTTGCGCCGTTGGTATTTTCAATACTAGCGTTTCTGAGTCCGTTATTAAAAGCAGGTGCTCGTTCTGTTGTGACAGGCATTCATGCGATTGGTATCACCGTTTTGTTAGTCGCAGCATTAGGAACTGTGGCAGATGTCATGTCTCATGGCGAAATATTGGCTGCTGCTAATTGGGTTCACGTTGATAGCTTAGGCGCATTATTCCTCGCTATCTTAGGCATTATCGGCTTTTTAACGGGGCTTTATTCTATTGGCTATATGGGTCACGAAGTGGATGAGGGTGAAATCTCAGTACGCACTTTGTGTAATTACTATGGTTTCTTCCATCTGTTTTTATTCACCATGTTATTAGCGATCACCAGTAATAACTTGATCCTAATGTGGGCAGCCATTGAAGCAACAACCCTAAGCTCTGCATTCTTAGTAGGAATTTATGGTCAGCGTTCTTCTTTAGAAGCAGCGTGGAAGTACATCATCATCTGTAGTGTCGGTGTCGCGTTTGGTCTTTTCGGTACTATTTTGGTTTATGCCAATGCCGCAAGCTTTATGCCTGATCCAGATCAGGCCATTTTCTGGACTGAAGTGTTGAAATATACAGACCAGTTAGACCCAACTCTGATGCATTTAGCTTTTGTCTTTATTTTAATCGGCTTTGGTACCAAAACGGGGTTATTCCCAATGCATGCTTGGTTACCCGATGCGCACAGTGAAGCACCAAGCCCAGTCAGTGCCTTGTTATCGGCTGTATTACTGAATTGTGCTCTGTTAATCATCATTCGTTACTACATTATTATTGATGCTGCTATTGGCACTGAATTTACACGTAATTTACTGCTGATTTTTGGTTTCCTCTCTGTGGCTATCGCGGCTTTCTTTATTCTTATTCAGCGCGATATGAAACGTCTTTTAGCGTATTCCAGTGTGGAGAACATGGGATTAATTGCCGTGGCATTAGGGATTGGTGGACCAATTGGAATTTTGGCTGCTTTATTCCACACCTTAAACCACAGTTTAGCGAAAGCACTGTTGTTCTGTGGCTCTGGTAACGTGTTATTGAAATATGGCACACGTGATTTAAATGTCGTAAAAGGCATGTTTAAAGTGATGCCATTAAGTGCAGCTCTTTTTGCTGGTGGTGCGTTAGCGTTAGGGGGAATGCCTCCTTTCAACGTCTTTATCAGTGAATTTATGATTGTTGTGGCAGGTTTAGCTTCTCAGCACATAGGTTTAACTATTCTACTATTATTGTTATTAACCATAGTATTAGGTGGATTAGTTCGTATGGTGGCGAAAACTGTCTTTGGTCCAAAACCTGATGTTGTTGTTAAAGGTGAACTGGGGATCTTAACCACATTACCAATGGTCATTTTGATTGCTCTTATGTTGTTAATGGGAACTCACATTCCCAAACCTGTCAGCGAGCTGTTAGAAAATGCCGCTAATATCGTGATGAATATTGATAAAAATGAATCACCAAATTATGCATGGCCAACAACGTTAATCAGCAATCAATCCACATCAGTTCAGGAGATGTAA
- the hyfB gene encoding hydrogenase 4 subunit B — MEPLQLLLWSVILYVVGGVIALFLKKQEGLAILISGISAIIGGVLGVLSALPVILGGKIATFTAAGPFEFAAFVVRMDMLGAFMVFVISLLVSVCALYSLAYVQEYKGRGAWSMGFFMNLFIASMVGLVVMDNAFYFIILFEMMSLASWFLVIADQDDESIHAGLLYFFIAHAGSVLIMIAFFLMWRESGSLDFDSFRQLSLSPAMASVVFLLGFFGFGAKAGMLPLHSWLPKAHPAAPSHASALMSGVMVKIGIFGIIKVGIDLLGATEMWWGIVVLGFGAVSSVLGVMYALAEHDLKRLLAWHTVENIGIILMGVGVGMVGMATDHPVIAALGLLGALYHLLNHAVFKGLLFLGAGAIINQIHTRDMDKMGGLAKLMPYTATAFLIGCMSISALPPLNGFVSEWYTYQSLFSMSYEGNFVMRLSGPIAIIMLAITGALAAMCFVKVYGVSFCGGPRSEQATKAKEVPLPMTIAMGLLALFCVVLGVGAAFVAPIIANIAMSLSETSALTVTQGAMLVPDTASQAMFSPALTFVLLIALPLIPFLIYLGLKGNQPAFRRKGNPWACGYVWEKDMAVSAGGFTQALRSMFAPLYRMRKQLDPSPLLSRGFNKTQLGAEKVEPFWDERIIYPLVRGIQRFAKRIQCLQGGDFRLYCLYVVAALVILLLVIAA, encoded by the coding sequence ATGGAACCTCTTCAGTTACTGCTGTGGTCAGTCATCCTGTATGTTGTTGGTGGCGTTATTGCACTGTTTTTAAAGAAACAGGAAGGATTGGCAATCCTTATTTCAGGGATCAGCGCAATCATCGGCGGTGTATTAGGTGTTTTAAGTGCATTACCGGTTATTTTGGGTGGTAAAATCGCCACTTTTACCGCGGCAGGCCCATTTGAATTTGCAGCCTTCGTGGTACGCATGGATATGTTAGGCGCCTTTATGGTGTTCGTCATTTCATTATTGGTCAGTGTGTGTGCGCTTTATTCTCTTGCTTATGTACAAGAATATAAAGGACGTGGCGCTTGGAGCATGGGATTCTTTATGAATCTGTTTATTGCTTCTATGGTTGGCTTAGTGGTGATGGATAATGCGTTTTACTTTATTATCCTATTCGAAATGATGTCACTGGCTTCTTGGTTCTTAGTTATTGCTGACCAAGATGACGAATCTATTCACGCAGGTTTACTTTACTTCTTTATCGCTCACGCAGGCTCCGTGTTAATCATGATTGCCTTCTTCTTAATGTGGCGTGAAAGTGGTAGCCTTGATTTTGATTCATTCCGCCAGCTCTCTCTTTCTCCTGCAATGGCTTCTGTGGTGTTCTTACTGGGTTTCTTTGGTTTTGGTGCCAAAGCCGGTATGTTGCCATTACACAGTTGGTTACCAAAAGCTCACCCCGCAGCGCCTTCACACGCATCGGCATTAATGTCAGGTGTAATGGTTAAAATTGGTATCTTTGGGATAATCAAAGTCGGTATCGATTTATTAGGCGCTACAGAAATGTGGTGGGGCATTGTTGTTCTTGGGTTTGGTGCCGTTTCTTCTGTATTAGGTGTTATGTACGCCTTAGCAGAGCACGATTTAAAACGCTTACTCGCATGGCATACCGTTGAAAATATCGGCATCATTTTAATGGGTGTGGGTGTTGGCATGGTTGGTATGGCAACCGACCATCCTGTAATTGCTGCACTGGGTCTATTAGGGGCGTTATACCACTTATTAAACCATGCAGTGTTTAAAGGATTATTATTCTTAGGTGCAGGCGCCATCATTAACCAAATTCACACACGCGATATGGATAAGATGGGCGGATTGGCAAAATTAATGCCTTATACCGCAACAGCCTTCTTAATTGGTTGTATGTCCATTTCAGCTTTACCGCCACTAAACGGGTTTGTGAGTGAATGGTATACCTACCAATCGCTATTTTCGATGAGTTACGAAGGTAACTTTGTGATGCGCTTAAGTGGTCCTATCGCCATTATTATGCTGGCAATTACGGGTGCATTAGCGGCAATGTGTTTTGTTAAAGTCTATGGTGTTAGCTTCTGTGGTGGCCCGCGTAGCGAGCAAGCAACAAAAGCGAAAGAAGTGCCTTTACCAATGACGATTGCAATGGGTTTATTAGCACTTTTCTGTGTTGTGTTAGGTGTTGGGGCGGCTTTTGTTGCACCAATTATTGCAAACATTGCAATGTCACTTAGCGAAACCAGTGCATTAACCGTGACTCAAGGCGCAATGCTTGTTCCTGATACCGCATCACAAGCAATGTTCTCTCCAGCATTAACATTTGTTTTATTAATTGCCTTACCGCTTATCCCATTCCTGATTTATCTTGGCCTGAAAGGCAATCAACCTGCGTTTCGTCGTAAAGGTAATCCTTGGGCGTGTGGTTATGTATGGGAAAAAGACATGGCAGTGTCAGCAGGTGGCTTTACTCAAGCACTACGTAGCATGTTTGCACCACTTTATCGCATGCGTAAACAGCTTGATCCATCTCCATTGTTGTCTCGTGGTTTTAATAAAACACAGCTCGGTGCTGAAAAGGTCGAACCATTCTGGGATGAACGCATTATTTATCCTCTGGTTCGTGGGATCCAACGATTTGCAAAACGTATCCAATGCCTACAAGGCGGGGATTTCAGACTTTATTGTCTCTACGTTGTCGCAGCGCTGGTCATCTTACTTTTAGTCATCGCAGCGTAA
- the hyfE gene encoding hydrogenase 4 membrane subunit has product MTGALIVNNLAGLMMITSLLVIGAKKPIASCWFYALQSFVLVMIFVTLANTLDAHQLTLWAITAFFTKVLLVPLILGFAFRKLSDPSANISVISPALLMLLAAVIVILSWFVVEPIQIPMVVDLKPALAVSLGHFMLGLLCIVTQRNILKQAFGYCLMENGSHLTLALLAWRAPELVEIGIATDAIFAVIVMAVLARKIYRTLNTLNVDQLTALKG; this is encoded by the coding sequence ATGACTGGAGCACTTATCGTAAATAATTTGGCGGGGTTAATGATGATAACTTCGCTACTAGTAATTGGCGCGAAAAAGCCGATTGCTTCTTGTTGGTTCTATGCATTGCAATCTTTCGTCTTGGTGATGATTTTTGTCACCTTGGCGAATACGTTAGATGCACACCAACTGACACTTTGGGCGATTACCGCCTTCTTTACTAAAGTTCTGCTTGTTCCACTTATTTTAGGGTTTGCATTTCGTAAGTTATCTGATCCTAGTGCAAATATCAGTGTTATTAGCCCCGCGCTATTGATGTTGCTGGCAGCTGTTATCGTCATTCTAAGCTGGTTTGTGGTTGAGCCAATTCAAATACCAATGGTTGTTGATTTGAAACCTGCACTCGCAGTTTCTCTGGGACACTTTATGTTGGGGCTACTTTGCATCGTGACTCAACGCAATATCCTAAAACAAGCTTTTGGTTACTGTTTAATGGAAAACGGCTCTCACTTAACACTGGCATTATTGGCATGGCGAGCACCAGAACTGGTCGAAATTGGTATTGCCACTGACGCCATCTTTGCTGTGATTGTGATGGCAGTGTTGGCTCGTAAGATTTACCGCACGCTCAACACACTGAACGTGGATCAACTGACCGCGCTGAAGGGGTGA
- a CDS encoding respiratory chain complex I subunit 1 family protein, translating into MTFQEAPTLMMGIFALIQALFLLAITPLCTGISRTIRAKMHSRRGPGILQDYRDIFKLFKRQSVAPEQSGVIFQVMPYVLLGSMLVVAMALPVFTATSLFAGAADLIALIYLFALYRFFFSLSGLDSGSPFAGIGASRELTLGVLVEPILVLSLIVVALIVGSTNVGTISATLAQGWVSPTATLLALLACAFAAFIEMGKMPFDVAEAEQELQEGPLTEYSGSGFAMVKLGLGLKQVVVAELFLAIFIPFGKATEFTFIALFIALVLMAVKLLVVFVLASLVENSLARGRFLLTHHVTWLGFGVAALALVFYLTGL; encoded by the coding sequence ATGACTTTCCAAGAAGCACCTACGTTAATGATGGGAATATTCGCACTAATACAAGCACTCTTTTTGCTGGCGATAACCCCGTTATGTACAGGTATTTCGCGCACAATTCGCGCCAAGATGCATTCGCGTCGAGGCCCTGGAATTTTGCAAGATTATCGAGATATCTTTAAGTTATTTAAACGTCAATCAGTAGCGCCCGAGCAATCTGGTGTGATCTTCCAAGTGATGCCGTATGTGTTACTTGGAAGTATGTTAGTGGTTGCTATGGCACTGCCTGTCTTTACTGCAACGTCACTGTTTGCGGGTGCAGCCGATCTTATCGCACTGATTTATTTGTTTGCACTTTATCGTTTCTTCTTCTCTTTATCTGGGCTGGATTCAGGAAGCCCATTTGCGGGTATTGGTGCTAGCCGTGAATTAACACTGGGTGTGTTAGTTGAGCCAATTTTAGTGTTATCACTGATTGTGGTGGCTTTAATTGTGGGTTCAACCAACGTTGGCACCATCAGTGCAACTCTGGCTCAAGGTTGGGTATCACCCACAGCAACATTGTTAGCCTTATTAGCTTGTGCTTTTGCGGCATTTATCGAAATGGGCAAAATGCCATTTGACGTTGCTGAAGCTGAACAAGAGTTACAAGAAGGACCATTAACTGAGTATTCAGGCTCTGGTTTTGCCATGGTGAAGCTGGGTCTTGGTTTAAAACAAGTTGTAGTGGCTGAACTGTTCTTAGCCATATTTATTCCTTTCGGCAAAGCAACAGAATTCACCTTTATTGCACTGTTTATAGCGTTAGTTTTAATGGCTGTGAAATTGTTAGTAGTGTTTGTATTAGCGTCATTGGTTGAAAACAGTTTAGCGCGTGGTCGCTTCCTGCTAACTCACCATGTGACATGGTTAGGATTCGGTGTTGCGGCACTGGCTCTTGTTTTCTATTTAACCGGTCTATAA
- a CDS encoding NADH-quinone oxidoreductase subunit C — protein MSYQNYVSRKEGKELGGDYVAKVREKFPSAVLDEERQTADQLTITVKTESLPEVVEYLYYGLGGWLPVLFGNDERSLNGDYAVYYALSMEEGEKCWIVVKAHVSPITLEFPSVTPRVPAAVWGEREIRDMYGLIPVGLPDERRLVLPDDWPDEMYPLRKDAMDYRQRPAPTTEIETYPFVNEGKQDARVVPIGPMHITSDEPGHFRLFVDGENIVDADYRMFYVHRGMEKLAETRMGYNEVTFLSDRVCGICGFTHSVAYVTSVENALGIEVPRRAHTIRTILLEVERLHSHLLNIGLASHFTGFDTGFMQFFRIREKSMQIAEMLTGARKTYGLNLIGGIRRDILKDQRLKTIQLIREMRREVTELVDVLLTAPNMEQRTVGVGILDKKVARDFSPVGPMIRASGFKRDVRFDHPFADYGNLPLTLFSYEGGDVFSRVMVRIKEVLDSLSMIEYALDNLPEGPLLTEGFTYQPYKFALGFTEAPRGEDVHWSMLGDNQKLFRWRCRAATYANWPVLRYMLQGNTVSDAPLIIGSLDPCYSCTDRVTLVDVKKRKSKTVSYKEIERYSIERKNSPLK, from the coding sequence GTGAGCTACCAAAATTATGTCAGTAGAAAAGAGGGAAAAGAACTAGGTGGAGATTATGTTGCCAAAGTTCGTGAAAAATTCCCATCAGCTGTTCTTGATGAAGAGCGACAAACCGCTGATCAATTGACGATAACAGTAAAAACAGAATCACTTCCTGAAGTGGTGGAATATTTGTATTACGGCTTAGGTGGTTGGTTACCGGTCTTATTTGGTAATGACGAACGTAGTTTAAACGGGGATTATGCCGTGTACTACGCATTATCAATGGAAGAGGGTGAAAAATGCTGGATTGTAGTTAAAGCCCATGTTAGTCCAATTACGCTAGAATTTCCGTCTGTAACACCGCGAGTGCCAGCTGCTGTTTGGGGTGAACGTGAAATCCGTGATATGTATGGCCTTATTCCCGTTGGTTTACCTGATGAGCGTCGTTTAGTGCTTCCTGATGACTGGCCTGATGAGATGTATCCATTGCGTAAAGATGCAATGGATTATCGTCAACGTCCAGCACCAACGACCGAAATTGAGACTTACCCTTTTGTGAATGAAGGTAAGCAAGATGCGCGTGTTGTACCTATCGGCCCTATGCACATTACTTCCGATGAGCCTGGACATTTCCGCTTATTTGTAGACGGTGAAAATATTGTCGATGCCGATTACCGCATGTTCTATGTTCACCGTGGTATGGAAAAGCTGGCTGAAACCCGTATGGGTTATAACGAAGTGACATTTTTATCAGACCGCGTGTGTGGTATCTGTGGTTTCACTCACAGCGTGGCCTATGTAACCTCGGTTGAGAATGCGTTAGGTATTGAAGTGCCACGTCGTGCTCATACTATTAGAACCATTTTATTGGAAGTCGAACGTCTTCATAGCCACTTACTCAACATCGGTTTAGCGAGCCACTTTACAGGATTTGATACTGGTTTTATGCAATTTTTCCGTATTCGTGAAAAATCAATGCAGATTGCAGAAATGCTCACCGGTGCACGTAAAACCTATGGCTTAAATCTTATTGGTGGTATTCGTCGCGATATCTTAAAAGATCAGCGCCTTAAAACTATTCAATTAATAAGAGAAATGCGTCGTGAAGTTACTGAACTTGTCGATGTTCTTCTCACTGCACCTAACATGGAACAACGGACTGTGGGTGTGGGTATTTTAGATAAAAAAGTTGCTCGTGATTTTAGCCCTGTAGGCCCAATGATCAGAGCTAGTGGTTTTAAACGTGATGTGCGTTTTGACCACCCATTTGCCGATTATGGCAATCTTCCGCTGACGCTCTTTAGCTATGAAGGTGGCGATGTATTCTCACGCGTTATGGTTCGTATTAAAGAAGTCCTTGATTCACTTTCAATGATTGAATATGCCTTAGATAATTTGCCAGAAGGCCCGTTATTAACAGAAGGCTTTACCTATCAGCCATATAAATTTGCACTGGGTTTTACAGAAGCACCACGCGGCGAAGATGTTCACTGGAGTATGTTGGGTGATAACCAAAAACTCTTCCGCTGGCGTTGCCGCGCTGCGACTTATGCTAACTGGCCTGTATTACGTTATATGTTGCAAGGAAATACCGTATCTGATGCACCATTGATTATCGGTAGCCTTGACCCTTGCTATTCCTGTACTGACAGGGTAACGCTCGTCGATGTGAAAAAACGTAAATCTAAAACAGTTTCTTATAAAGAAATTGAACGTTATAGCATCGAACGTAAAAATTCGCCGCTCAAGTGA
- the hyfH gene encoding hydrogenase 4 subunit H has product MLKLFKTIIKTGEATTKYPFKPLDLPDGFRGKPEYDPQQCIVCGACTAACPANALTMETNLETGERHWQLFIGRCIYCGRCEEVCPTRAIVLSDMFETAVTKKSDLYIKGTFKLLNCRECHQPFTPKKSVEYAMALLVQSGWDENTVEAMRPQFETCPECKRKHNLLSDGRENISMGEIGSTIK; this is encoded by the coding sequence ATGTTAAAATTGTTTAAAACCATAATCAAAACAGGCGAAGCAACAACAAAATATCCATTTAAACCACTGGATTTACCGGATGGTTTTAGAGGAAAGCCTGAATATGATCCACAGCAGTGTATTGTTTGTGGTGCTTGTACTGCGGCTTGCCCTGCCAATGCATTAACGATGGAAACCAATTTAGAAACAGGTGAGCGTCACTGGCAGCTGTTTATTGGTCGCTGTATTTACTGTGGTCGCTGTGAAGAAGTTTGCCCAACAAGAGCGATTGTTTTATCAGATATGTTTGAAACGGCAGTGACGAAAAAATCAGACCTTTATATAAAAGGAACGTTTAAGTTATTGAATTGCCGTGAGTGCCATCAGCCATTTACCCCTAAAAAATCCGTTGAATATGCGATGGCATTATTAGTGCAATCGGGTTGGGATGAAAATACCGTGGAAGCAATGCGACCACAATTTGAAACTTGCCCTGAATGTAAGCGTAAACATAACTTACTATCTGATGGCCGTGAAAATATTAGTATGGGCGAGATCGGGAGTACAATAAAATGA